A stretch of the Dichotomicrobium thermohalophilum genome encodes the following:
- a CDS encoding DMT family transporter → MSQASLAEVAAQQRLAILALVAGALAIAFAPIFVRLSETGPAATAFWRVALAVPVLMVLAHRARPGMKTNVPVRWPVILCGLFFAVDIGVWHYSIEYTTVVNAALLANLAPVFVALAAWALFGERITRLFILGMALAILGAALLTGASFSLDPQQVYGDMFGVLTAVFYGAYQLSVARLRRLHSAFSIMAWSSLFSALGLLTGAVLLGENLLPQTAAGWSVLLGIALISQVGGQTLITYAFAHLPVSFSSVSLLIHPIMSALLAWVLLGEVLTWSHLIGAVVILAGIYLARRASRA, encoded by the coding sequence ATGAGCCAGGCAAGCCTCGCCGAAGTCGCAGCGCAGCAAAGGCTGGCGATCCTGGCGCTGGTCGCGGGCGCGCTTGCCATCGCGTTCGCCCCGATTTTCGTGCGGCTCAGCGAAACCGGCCCGGCGGCGACGGCGTTCTGGCGCGTGGCGCTGGCGGTGCCGGTGCTTATGGTGCTGGCGCATCGCGCGCGGCCGGGCATGAAAACCAATGTCCCGGTACGCTGGCCGGTCATCCTGTGCGGGCTGTTCTTCGCGGTTGATATCGGTGTCTGGCACTACTCGATCGAGTACACCACGGTCGTCAACGCCGCGCTGTTGGCCAATCTCGCGCCGGTTTTCGTGGCGCTGGCGGCCTGGGCGCTGTTCGGCGAGCGGATCACGCGGCTGTTCATCCTCGGCATGGCGCTGGCGATCCTCGGCGCGGCGCTGCTGACCGGGGCGAGCTTCAGCCTCGATCCGCAGCAGGTCTATGGCGACATGTTCGGCGTGCTGACAGCGGTTTTCTACGGCGCTTATCAGCTCAGCGTCGCGCGGCTGCGGCGGCTACACAGCGCGTTCAGCATCATGGCGTGGAGCTCGCTGTTCAGCGCCTTGGGGCTGCTGACCGGCGCGGTTCTGCTTGGCGAAAATCTGCTGCCGCAGACCGCGGCGGGGTGGTCGGTCCTCTTAGGCATCGCGCTCATCAGCCAGGTCGGCGGGCAGACGCTGATCACCTACGCCTTCGCGCATCTGCCGGTGTCGTTCTCATCCGTCAGCCTGCTGATCCACCCGATCATGTCCGCGCTGCTGGCCTGGGTCCTGCTGGGCGAGGTGCTGACCTGGTCGCATCTCATCGGCGCCGTGGTCATTCTGGCCGGCATCTATCTCGCCCGGCGGGCGAGCCGGGCATGA
- a CDS encoding LysE family translocator, with translation MPAPEVLLAFAAVCFAAAIAPGPDILLISSRAVARGPLGGALAAFGVVTGLSVHILLAATGLTALFASSMAAFEVIRWAGVGYLLYLAWGLLRDSGDGPASDQPSAMRQYSSLFVQGLLTNLLNPKAVLFFLALLPQFVDPARGLVPIQIAILGLELMVIALAVFLSVAYLVGILGRGLARSPWLMRLQNRVFGGALAGTAIWLALAERR, from the coding sequence ATGCCCGCACCGGAAGTGCTGTTGGCCTTCGCTGCCGTGTGCTTTGCCGCGGCGATCGCACCCGGCCCGGACATTCTGCTGATCTCCTCGCGGGCAGTCGCGCGCGGACCGCTTGGGGGCGCACTCGCCGCCTTCGGTGTGGTCACGGGCCTGAGCGTGCATATCCTGCTCGCCGCGACCGGCTTGACGGCGCTTTTCGCCTCCTCGATGGCGGCCTTCGAGGTGATCCGCTGGGCGGGCGTCGGCTACCTGCTTTATCTGGCCTGGGGGCTGCTGCGCGACAGCGGCGACGGGCCGGCATCAGACCAGCCATCCGCGATGCGGCAATATTCCAGCCTGTTTGTTCAGGGGCTGCTCACCAACCTGCTGAATCCGAAAGCGGTTCTGTTCTTCCTCGCGCTGCTGCCGCAATTCGTCGATCCGGCGCGGGGGCTGGTGCCAATCCAGATCGCCATTCTTGGCCTTGAGTTGATGGTGATCGCGCTGGCTGTATTCCTGAGCGTGGCTTATCTGGTCGGAATACTGGGCCGCGGGCTGGCACGCTCGCCGTGGCTGATGCGCTTGCAAAACCGCGTCTTCGGCGGGGCGCTGGCGGGCACGGCGATCTGGCTGGCGCTCGCTGAGCGGCGCTAG
- a CDS encoding ATP12 family chaperone protein codes for MNQQKPSPKEAGRFYDTAWAEAGEAGWHVMLDGRPVHTPQRARLTLPTAPLAEAVAAEWEAQEAEIKPTAMPLTRLANSAIDRAAPRRDEVIEGLVAYGETDLLCYRAEWPEKLTILQAEAWDPILDWARELLGADLRVVAGVMHTAQPSHSIAAMDEALRTHDDFALTAMNQMTTLTASLVLTFAIVYERLSVEEAWRVAHVDEDWQIAQWGEDAAARQRREAQWADMAAAARFLRLSRQS; via the coding sequence TTGAATCAGCAGAAACCTTCACCGAAAGAGGCAGGGCGGTTCTACGACACGGCCTGGGCGGAAGCGGGCGAAGCCGGCTGGCACGTGATGCTCGACGGCCGGCCGGTGCACACGCCGCAGCGTGCGCGCCTGACACTGCCCACCGCGCCGCTGGCCGAAGCCGTCGCCGCGGAATGGGAGGCGCAGGAGGCCGAGATCAAGCCGACGGCCATGCCGCTGACCCGGCTCGCGAACAGCGCCATCGACCGGGCCGCGCCACGCCGCGATGAGGTCATCGAGGGGCTGGTCGCCTACGGCGAAACCGACCTGCTGTGCTATCGCGCCGAGTGGCCAGAAAAACTGACAATTCTGCAGGCGGAGGCATGGGACCCGATCCTTGACTGGGCTCGCGAGTTGCTGGGCGCGGATCTGCGCGTGGTGGCGGGCGTTATGCACACCGCACAACCATCTCACTCCATCGCGGCGATGGATGAGGCCCTGCGCACCCACGACGATTTCGCGCTGACAGCCATGAACCAGATGACCACGCTCACGGCCTCTCTCGTGCTCACTTTCGCGATCGTATATGAGCGTCTGAGCGTCGAGGAGGCCTGGCGCGTGGCCCACGTCGACGAGGACTGGCAGATCGCCCAGTGGGGCGAGGACGCAGCCGCCAGACAGCGCCGCGAGGCCCAGTGGGCGGATATGGCTGCCGCGGCGCGCTTCCTGAGGCTTTCCCGGCAGTCCTGA
- a CDS encoding RluA family pseudouridine synthase, giving the protein MSGVEKKRVAPDEDGMRLDRWFAAHYPGLTYGRLQKLLRTGQVRVDGGRAKANTRIERGQEIRVPPLSQPAAEAGAAPAKALSERDIHFVRSLVIHKDDDILALNKPPGLAVQGGSGTTEHLDRLLEGLTFEKTERPRLVHRLDKDTSGVMLLARSRDAAAKLGRALKHRSARKLYWALVIGVPKPAQGEINLPLIKRGGRGDERVHPAEPDAPEAKHAVSRYAILERAGRRLSWLAMTPITGRTHQLRAHAAAIGHPIVGDGKYGGAEAHPGGEIPRKLHLHARRLTIPHPRGGMFDIAAPLPQHMLKTWEVLGFDPEDDRDPFADED; this is encoded by the coding sequence ATGAGCGGGGTCGAGAAAAAGCGCGTCGCGCCGGACGAGGACGGCATGCGGCTGGACCGCTGGTTCGCCGCGCATTACCCCGGCCTCACTTACGGGCGGCTGCAAAAACTGCTCCGCACGGGACAAGTGCGCGTGGACGGAGGCCGCGCGAAGGCGAACACGCGCATCGAACGCGGACAGGAAATCCGCGTGCCCCCGCTATCGCAGCCGGCTGCCGAAGCTGGCGCCGCGCCCGCGAAGGCTCTTAGTGAGCGAGATATCCACTTCGTTCGCAGCCTCGTGATCCACAAGGACGACGACATCCTGGCGCTGAACAAGCCGCCGGGCCTCGCGGTGCAGGGCGGCAGCGGCACGACCGAACACCTTGATCGCCTCCTCGAAGGCCTCACATTCGAGAAAACCGAGCGGCCGCGGCTCGTCCACCGGCTGGACAAGGACACCAGCGGGGTGATGCTGCTGGCCCGCTCCCGTGACGCAGCGGCCAAGCTGGGGCGCGCGCTCAAACATCGCAGCGCGCGAAAGCTTTACTGGGCGCTCGTGATCGGTGTGCCAAAGCCGGCGCAGGGGGAGATCAACCTCCCGCTCATCAAGCGCGGCGGACGCGGTGATGAGCGGGTCCACCCGGCCGAGCCGGACGCCCCGGAGGCGAAACACGCCGTCAGCCGTTACGCCATCCTCGAGCGCGCCGGGCGGCGGCTCTCCTGGCTGGCGATGACGCCCATTACAGGGCGCACGCATCAGCTTCGCGCGCATGCTGCCGCCATCGGTCATCCGATCGTCGGCGACGGGAAATATGGCGGGGCGGAAGCGCATCCGGGCGGCGAAATTCCGCGCAAGCTGCATCTGCACGCACGGCGGCTCACCATCCCGCATCCGCGCGGCGGGATGTTCGACATCGCGGCCCCGCTGCCCCAGCATATGCTGAAGACGTGGGAGGTGCTCGGTTTCGATCCGGAAGATGACCGCGACCCCTTCGCGGATGAGGACTGA
- the crcB gene encoding fluoride efflux transporter CrcB: MTLVFLAAAGGAIGAALRHLTNILCGQLFGSSFPWGTFAVNVIGSLAIGLVFAGLAVRWSAPLEARTFLVTGVLGGFTTFSAFSMDFAALVERKAYLSAAGYAGGTVALCFLAVFAGLAVGRAIFQ, translated from the coding sequence ATGACTCTCGTCTTCCTCGCCGCCGCAGGCGGGGCGATCGGCGCGGCGCTGCGCCACCTGACGAACATCCTGTGCGGCCAACTGTTTGGGTCCAGCTTCCCCTGGGGCACATTCGCGGTGAATGTGATAGGCTCGCTGGCGATCGGTCTGGTGTTCGCGGGGCTGGCCGTGCGCTGGAGCGCGCCGCTTGAGGCCCGCACGTTTCTGGTGACCGGCGTGTTGGGCGGCTTCACGACCTTCTCGGCGTTTTCGATGGATTTCGCTGCGCTGGTGGAACGCAAGGCCTATTTGAGCGCGGCAGGCTACGCGGGCGGCACCGTTGCGCTGTGCTTCCTGGCGGTGTTCGCCGGGCTGGCGGTGGGCCGCGCGATCTTTCAATGA
- a CDS encoding type VI secretion system amidase effector protein Tae4, with the protein MVNFSDLWDKHPTNLGNQMPCRTDGVSNFANQCAIRLGVCLRDAGVTPDKINGAITCRYARNTGHDDGDMHYIRAKELANALRGARIEGMSSTIELTNPADFANELDGRTGIIFFNGYWWRTSDTSRPTGDHIDLWNGWRTTAKMLLPWFGWLGGYDKSGQIWFWEVS; encoded by the coding sequence ATGGTCAACTTCTCGGATTTGTGGGACAAGCACCCGACCAATCTGGGCAACCAGATGCCTTGCCGCACCGACGGCGTATCGAATTTCGCGAATCAATGTGCGATCCGCCTGGGCGTTTGTTTGCGTGATGCCGGCGTGACCCCGGACAAGATCAACGGCGCGATCACCTGCCGTTACGCGCGCAACACAGGGCATGACGACGGCGACATGCACTATATCCGCGCCAAGGAACTGGCCAACGCCTTGCGTGGCGCACGGATCGAGGGAATGTCCTCGACGATCGAGCTGACCAACCCGGCGGACTTCGCCAACGAGCTGGACGGGCGCACGGGCATCATCTTCTTCAATGGCTACTGGTGGCGCACCAGCGACACGAGCCGACCGACGGGCGACCACATCGACTTGTGGAATGGCTGGCGCACGACCGCCAAGATGCTGCTGCCCTGGTTCGGATGGCTGGGCGGCTATGACAAGTCCGGCCAAATCTGGTTCTGGGAGGTCTCGTGA
- a CDS encoding replication-associated recombination protein A produces the protein MASLFEAAGLEDSAPRPLADRLRPKTLAEVAGQDHLLAHGAPLTRMVESGSLRSVIFWGPPGTGKTTVARLLASVSGYEFEQLSAITSGVQGLRETFERARKRRQDGIATVLFVDEIHRFNRAQQDAFLPVMEDGTITLVGATTENPSFELNGALLSRATVLRFHRLDESALETLLQRAETAQGARAPLTPDARAQLINMADGDGRALINLFEELMAAHDPAAGDLDIEGLADLVQRRAPLYDKSRDAHYDLISALHKSVRGSDPDAALYWLARMLTGGEDPLYIARRLVRMAVEDIALAEPHALSLAIAAKDAYDFLGSPEGELALAQVTVHLALAPKSNAVYTAYKAAMASARDSGSLPPPRHILNAPTRLMKEEGYGEGYAYDHNAPEGFSGQNYFPEGMARETYYRPTERGYESELAKRLARFQRLREGRAE, from the coding sequence ATGGCGTCGTTGTTCGAGGCCGCCGGGCTGGAAGACAGCGCGCCGCGCCCGCTAGCCGATCGGCTGCGCCCAAAGACGCTGGCCGAGGTCGCCGGGCAGGACCACTTGCTTGCCCACGGCGCGCCGCTTACGCGCATGGTCGAGAGTGGCAGCTTGCGCTCTGTGATTTTCTGGGGGCCGCCCGGCACCGGCAAGACCACGGTCGCGCGTTTGCTGGCCTCCGTGTCGGGCTACGAGTTCGAGCAGCTCTCCGCCATCACTTCGGGCGTGCAGGGCCTGCGCGAGACCTTCGAGCGCGCCCGCAAGCGCCGGCAGGACGGGATCGCCACCGTTCTGTTCGTGGACGAAATCCACCGGTTCAACCGCGCGCAGCAGGACGCCTTTCTGCCCGTGATGGAGGACGGGACGATCACGCTTGTCGGCGCGACCACCGAAAACCCGTCCTTCGAGCTGAACGGCGCGCTCCTTTCGCGTGCGACAGTCCTGCGATTCCACCGGCTGGACGAGTCCGCGCTGGAGACGCTGCTGCAGCGCGCAGAGACAGCGCAGGGCGCCCGCGCGCCGCTCACGCCCGATGCACGCGCCCAGCTCATCAACATGGCCGATGGCGACGGCCGCGCGCTCATCAACCTTTTCGAGGAACTGATGGCCGCGCACGATCCGGCGGCCGGCGATCTCGACATCGAGGGACTGGCCGATTTGGTCCAACGCCGCGCGCCGCTCTACGACAAGAGTCGGGACGCGCATTACGACCTCATCAGCGCGCTGCACAAGTCCGTGCGCGGCTCGGACCCGGACGCCGCGCTCTATTGGCTCGCACGGATGCTGACAGGCGGCGAGGACCCGCTCTACATAGCCCGCCGCCTCGTGCGCATGGCGGTGGAAGATATCGCGCTCGCCGAGCCGCATGCGCTCTCGCTGGCGATCGCCGCGAAGGATGCCTATGACTTCCTGGGCAGCCCAGAGGGCGAATTGGCGCTGGCGCAAGTGACGGTGCATCTGGCCCTCGCGCCGAAGTCGAACGCGGTCTACACGGCTTACAAGGCCGCCATGGCCAGCGCGCGGGACTCCGGCTCCCTGCCGCCGCCGCGCCATATCCTCAACGCGCCAACCAGGCTGATGAAGGAGGAAGGCTACGGCGAGGGCTACGCTTACGACCACAATGCGCCCGAGGGCTTCTCCGGGCAGAACTACTTTCCCGAAGGCATGGCGCGCGAGACCTATTACCGGCCGACTGAGCGCGGCTACGAATCGGAGCTAGCCAAGCGACTGGCGCGGTTCCAGCGTCTGCGTGAAGGCCGCGCCGAATAA
- a CDS encoding DegQ family serine endoprotease has protein sequence MSRAVRLAAVAVIVAFTSAAGVYFAAPDSAQSQRTDPRKALLERQVPQDREQIRLSFAPAVKKAQPAVVNIYVRQRRRVQRSPLFDDPFFRRFFGRDFGIPRRRAQRSLGSGVLVSADGLVVTNYHVIRGRDGRGTDNIDIKVSLADGREYQAEVILEDKQTDLAVLRLQNDDAEEFPHIRFADSDQLEVGDLVLAIGNPFGVGQTVTSGIVSATARTRVGITDYQFFIQTDAAINPGNSGGALVDTDGRLVGINTAIFTRSGGSQGIGFAIPSNMVRVVVESALQGGRVRRPWLGVSLQTVTSELAEGFGLPRPRGALIADIMPDSPAAEAGLEEGDVVLRIDGQQVRDAEALRYRIATKGLGETAEFEIWRNGARRTVRVDLQPPPENPPRKTTKLTGDHPFAGATVENLSPAVAQELRMRETSGVVVRETESYSPARRVGLRPGDVIVEINGARIERVRDLERAVQTRARIWRLAIQRNGEVLRTAIRWS, from the coding sequence ATGTCTCGAGCGGTTCGCCTTGCGGCGGTCGCTGTGATCGTCGCCTTTACCTCCGCCGCGGGCGTTTATTTCGCCGCGCCGGACAGCGCCCAAAGTCAGCGTACCGATCCGCGCAAGGCGCTGCTCGAGCGTCAGGTTCCACAGGATCGCGAGCAGATTCGCCTCTCCTTCGCGCCGGCCGTAAAGAAAGCTCAGCCGGCCGTCGTCAACATCTATGTGCGCCAGCGCCGGCGCGTGCAGCGCTCCCCGCTGTTTGACGACCCTTTCTTCCGCCGGTTCTTCGGGCGCGACTTCGGCATTCCGCGGCGGCGGGCGCAGCGTTCGCTCGGCTCCGGGGTGCTTGTCAGCGCGGATGGGCTTGTCGTCACCAACTATCACGTGATCCGCGGGCGCGACGGCCGCGGCACCGACAATATCGATATCAAGGTGTCGCTCGCTGACGGCCGCGAATATCAGGCCGAAGTGATCCTTGAGGACAAGCAGACAGACCTGGCGGTGCTACGTCTGCAAAATGACGATGCGGAGGAGTTCCCGCATATCCGCTTTGCCGATTCCGACCAACTTGAGGTGGGTGATCTGGTGCTCGCGATCGGCAATCCGTTCGGCGTCGGTCAGACGGTAACCAGCGGCATCGTCTCCGCGACGGCGCGCACGCGGGTCGGTATCACGGACTATCAGTTCTTTATCCAGACCGATGCGGCCATCAACCCGGGCAACTCGGGTGGCGCGCTTGTCGACACGGACGGGCGGCTGGTCGGCATCAACACGGCGATCTTCACGCGCAGCGGCGGTTCGCAGGGTATCGGCTTTGCCATCCCCTCGAACATGGTGCGCGTCGTCGTCGAATCCGCGCTTCAGGGCGGGCGGGTGCGCCGGCCCTGGCTCGGCGTGTCGCTGCAAACCGTTACCTCGGAGCTGGCGGAGGGCTTCGGCCTCCCGCGGCCGCGCGGCGCGCTCATCGCCGATATCATGCCCGATAGCCCGGCGGCGGAGGCCGGCCTCGAAGAAGGTGACGTGGTGCTGCGCATCGACGGACAACAGGTCCGGGACGCCGAAGCGCTTCGCTACCGGATCGCCACAAAGGGGCTGGGAGAGACCGCAGAGTTCGAAATCTGGCGCAACGGGGCGCGGCGGACGGTGCGGGTGGACCTGCAGCCGCCGCCCGAGAATCCCCCGCGCAAGACCACGAAGCTTACCGGCGATCATCCTTTCGCGGGCGCGACGGTGGAGAACCTGTCGCCCGCCGTCGCCCAGGAGTTGCGGATGCGTGAGACATCCGGCGTCGTCGTCCGCGAAACCGAGAGCTATTCGCCGGCGCGGCGGGTTGGCTTACGCCCGGGCGATGTTATTGTCGAGATCAATGGGGCGCGCATCGAACGCGTGCGGGATCTTGAACGCGCCGTGCAGACGCGCGCACGGATATGGCGCCTTGCAATCCAGCGCAACGGCGAAGTTCTGCGCACGGCCATTCGTTGGTCGTAG
- the rplQ gene encoding 50S ribosomal protein L17: MRHRNSGRKLNRTASHRRAMFRNMADALIKHEQIITTLPKAKELRPVVDKLITLGKRGDLHARRLAAARMNDEAMVKKLFDVLGPRYAERNGGYTRVLKAGFRHGDGAPMAVIELVDRDPEARGQDSGPTQEQAAEEPAEQALA; this comes from the coding sequence ATGCGCCATCGTAATTCCGGCCGCAAGCTGAACCGGACCGCGAGCCATCGCCGCGCCATGTTCCGCAACATGGCCGATGCGCTCATCAAGCATGAGCAGATCATCACGACGCTGCCGAAGGCGAAGGAACTGCGCCCGGTGGTCGACAAGCTCATCACGCTGGGCAAGCGCGGCGATTTGCATGCCCGCCGTCTCGCCGCAGCGCGGATGAACGACGAGGCGATGGTCAAGAAGCTGTTTGACGTGCTGGGGCCGCGCTATGCCGAGCGCAACGGGGGCTACACCCGTGTGCTCAAGGCGGGCTTCCGCCACGGCGATGGCGCGCCTATGGCCGTCATCGAACTTGTCGACCGCGATCCGGAGGCCCGCGGCCAGGACTCCGGTCCGACGCAGGAACAGGCGGCAGAAGAACCGGCCGAACAGGCGCTGGCCTAA